One Thiocapsa sp. genomic window carries:
- the hemN gene encoding oxygen-independent coproporphyrinogen III oxidase: MAPPLPPSLPLELLERFGHLPPGCALAASQMGGDATFSDSNYKEALMGLRDRPDEHVSVYVHVPFCHVRCLYCACNTTITHSEEKVDQYLDALDREMTLVTDIIGRGRVTDQLHVGGGTPNHLNEPQLARLIEIVERHFRIAEQACTSIECNPRRTSAGQLDLLYGLGFKRISFGVQDLNADVQRAIGRVQSLDMVRDVFLTARDTGFESINLDLIYGLPFQTPEGFQATLDRIVELGPDRVACFSYAHDPVSRPHQHAISAEHLPSVAEKLALFHQAVESFSAAGYRWVGLDVFAREADELTSAQDERRLYRNAIGYTPMPAKQVLAFGPSGIGEVGGALVQNAPDLKTWQLRLASGLLPVSWGRRLSDQDRRRREAILFLMCNLELPAASAQGLEREYESLCRDGGRGLLEVTDDGIRVTEEGRYLLHGLCVEQDASVDWGSIQWRATAGP, encoded by the coding sequence ATGGCGCCTCCACTCCCTCCAAGCCTACCGCTCGAGCTGCTCGAGCGGTTCGGACATTTGCCGCCGGGATGTGCCTTGGCGGCATCGCAGATGGGCGGTGACGCGACCTTCTCGGATTCGAACTACAAAGAAGCGCTCATGGGGCTGCGCGACAGACCCGATGAGCATGTCTCCGTGTATGTGCACGTCCCCTTCTGTCACGTGCGTTGTCTCTACTGTGCGTGCAATACCACCATCACGCACAGCGAGGAGAAGGTCGACCAGTACCTCGACGCACTCGACCGCGAGATGACGTTGGTCACCGACATCATCGGGCGCGGTCGGGTGACGGATCAGCTTCACGTCGGGGGCGGTACGCCGAACCATCTCAACGAGCCCCAGCTTGCACGGCTGATCGAGATCGTCGAGCGCCATTTCCGGATCGCCGAGCAAGCCTGCACCTCGATCGAGTGCAATCCGCGCCGCACCTCTGCCGGGCAGCTCGACCTCCTCTACGGGCTTGGGTTCAAGCGCATCAGCTTCGGTGTGCAGGACCTGAACGCCGACGTGCAGCGTGCGATCGGCCGCGTCCAGTCACTCGATATGGTTCGCGATGTCTTTCTGACGGCGCGCGACACCGGTTTCGAGAGCATCAATCTCGATCTGATCTACGGCCTGCCCTTCCAGACCCCCGAGGGTTTTCAAGCGACACTCGACCGGATCGTCGAGCTCGGACCGGACCGGGTCGCTTGTTTCAGCTACGCGCACGATCCCGTGAGCAGACCCCATCAGCACGCCATCAGCGCGGAGCACCTTCCGTCCGTGGCCGAAAAGCTGGCACTCTTCCATCAAGCCGTGGAGTCCTTCTCGGCAGCGGGCTATCGCTGGGTCGGTTTGGATGTTTTCGCGCGAGAGGCCGACGAGCTGACCAGTGCCCAAGACGAGCGTCGACTCTATCGCAATGCGATCGGTTACACCCCGATGCCGGCCAAACAGGTTCTTGCCTTCGGTCCAAGCGGGATCGGGGAGGTCGGCGGCGCGCTTGTTCAGAACGCGCCGGACCTCAAGACCTGGCAACTTCGTCTGGCCTCCGGACTGCTTCCGGTGTCCTGGGGGCGTCGCCTGAGCGATCAGGATCGACGGCGGCGCGAGGCCATCCTCTTCCTCATGTGCAACCTGGAGCTCCCCGCGGCATCCGCGCAGGGATTGGAGCGGGAGTACGAGAGCCTGTGCCGCGACGGCGGGCGCGGCCTGCTCGAGGTGACGGACGACGGGATCAGGGTCACCGAGGAGGGTCGTTATCTGCTGCACGGCCTCTGCGTCGAGCAGGATGCTTCCGTCGACTGGGGAAGCATCCAGTGGCGCGCGACGGCCGGGCCTTGA
- the bchE gene encoding magnesium-protoporphyrin IX monomethyl ester anaerobic oxidative cyclase produces MRILMIQPNYHCGGAEIAGNWPPGWVAYIGGALKHAGMTNIRFIDAMTYDIPDDKLREIIRVNQPDVVLATAITPQIYKAQTTLQIAKEVLPNVITVLGGIHPTFMYTQVFSEAPWIDYIVRGEGEEIAVALLQSIEAGTHRQDRKRIWGIAYIDDDGQVVATPARPVIEDLDTLTPDWSLLDWDKYIYTPLNCRVAVPNFARGCPFTCRFCSQWKFWRKYRHRDPKKFVDEVETLVRDYNVGFMILADEEPTIFQKKFVALCEELIKRDLPLHWGINTRVTDIMRDRDLLPLYRKAGLVHVSLGTEAVSQLNLDTFRKQTTVEQNKLAVKLLQQAGIVAEVQFIMGLENETPETIEETYKLAQDWKPDMANWNMYTPWPFAELFEELGDRVEVRDYSKYNFVTPIMKPEAMTREQVLKGVLKNYARFYMRKSFLEYPWIKDKFRRRYMLGCLKAFAKTTASKKFYDLERLKMKGMSTEVDLGFDASKVLTADEIAQLKRDRPELSADMNFKGTPVKVVACGAPDDLQVSESDLPVRAAVSKPKMTAVQPD; encoded by the coding sequence ATGCGTATATTGATGATCCAGCCGAACTATCACTGTGGTGGTGCGGAAATCGCGGGAAACTGGCCACCCGGTTGGGTTGCCTATATCGGCGGTGCGCTCAAGCACGCGGGCATGACGAACATCCGGTTCATCGATGCCATGACCTATGATATTCCGGACGACAAGCTGCGCGAGATCATCCGGGTCAACCAGCCCGACGTCGTTCTGGCGACCGCCATCACCCCGCAGATCTACAAGGCGCAAACCACGCTCCAGATCGCCAAGGAGGTGCTGCCGAATGTGATCACCGTCTTGGGCGGTATCCATCCGACCTTTATGTACACCCAGGTGTTCAGCGAGGCGCCCTGGATCGACTACATCGTGCGCGGCGAGGGCGAGGAGATCGCGGTCGCACTCCTGCAGTCCATCGAGGCGGGTACCCATCGACAAGACCGCAAGCGCATCTGGGGTATCGCCTACATCGACGACGACGGCCAGGTCGTCGCGACCCCGGCGCGTCCGGTCATCGAGGATCTGGATACCCTGACGCCGGATTGGTCCCTGCTCGACTGGGACAAGTACATCTACACGCCGCTCAACTGCCGGGTTGCCGTGCCGAACTTTGCGCGCGGCTGTCCTTTTACGTGTCGATTCTGCTCGCAGTGGAAGTTCTGGCGCAAGTATCGCCATCGCGACCCCAAGAAGTTCGTCGACGAGGTCGAGACCTTGGTGCGCGATTACAATGTCGGCTTCATGATCCTCGCCGACGAGGAGCCGACGATCTTCCAGAAGAAGTTCGTCGCACTCTGCGAGGAGTTGATCAAGCGCGATCTCCCGCTCCACTGGGGCATCAACACCCGCGTGACCGACATCATGCGCGACCGCGACCTGCTGCCCTTATACCGCAAGGCGGGTCTGGTCCATGTTTCGCTCGGCACCGAGGCGGTCTCGCAGTTGAACCTCGACACCTTCCGCAAGCAGACCACGGTCGAGCAGAACAAGCTGGCGGTCAAGCTCCTGCAGCAGGCCGGAATCGTCGCCGAGGTCCAGTTCATCATGGGTCTCGAGAACGAGACGCCCGAGACCATCGAGGAGACTTATAAGCTCGCCCAGGATTGGAAGCCCGATATGGCGAACTGGAATATGTATACGCCGTGGCCGTTCGCGGAGCTGTTCGAGGAGTTGGGCGACCGGGTGGAGGTTCGCGATTACTCGAAGTACAATTTCGTGACGCCGATCATGAAGCCGGAGGCGATGACGCGCGAGCAAGTGCTCAAAGGTGTTCTGAAGAATTATGCGCGCTTCTATATGCGCAAGAGCTTCTTGGAGTATCCTTGGATCAAGGACAAGTTCCGCAGACGTTACATGCTCGGCTGCCTCAAGGCATTCGCCAAGACGACCGCGTCGAAGAAGTTCTACGACCTCGAGCGGCTCAAGATGAAGGGCATGTCGACCGAGGTGGATCTGGGCTTCGATGCGTCCAAGGTCCTCACCGCAGACGAGATCGCGCAGTTGAAGCGGGATCGTCCCGAGCTGTCCGCGGACATGAATTTCAAAGGAACGCCCGTCAAGGTCGTGGCATGTGGCGCCCCGGACGATCTGCAGGTCTCGGAATCGGATCTGCCGGTCAGGGCTGCCGTCTCCAAGCCCAAGATGACAGCAGTCCAACCTGACTAA